A segment of the Aridibaculum aurantiacum genome:
AGGGAATTCATACCCATGGAAGAGTCTACCCCCATCACCTGCAACACATAATTGCCGGGCTCCAAACAGCTTAATGACCCACTGTTGTAACCAAAAACAGAAATGATATTACTGGTATCCAGGTCGGCACAATTGGCTGTTAGCGTTTGTTTGTATAGCCGCACCATTGGCTCCGGCCCGCAATGTGGGTTTACGGTAAACCTGAGCGTACTGGTACCGGCAAGTGTAAAAGAAAAGAAAGTACTCAAGGTGTAGCGCAATCCATTTCTCACCACGCCGCCAACCGGCATCGACTTAGGGCAATTGTGCACACTGTGCCGGCTGTTGCAGCCTACATGATCGGATACCATCGTAAGCTGGCCGCCCTGGGTGCTATTGGTGGGAAGTATCCCGATATTGTTAGGCGCGGGTAAACTGGTTGTAGGGTTCGATCCGGTTGTAGCGGCTGATCCATTCCATGCTACGGCCAATCGCAACGTCTTCACAAAGTCGGTATGGTACAGCAGCTGAACCGTATAAGTAGTATTAGGTTGCAGCTCACCACATCGATAGATCTTCCTGTCGGGGTAGTAGCCATTTGTTTTCAAGCTGTCGCATCCGCCCATAAGTACCAATGATGATAAAGGCGTAGTACGTGAATCGCCCTGGTAAATGCGGTAGCCTATCACGTAGTCAGGGCTATAGGGTTGTCCATCCAAACCTGAAAGCAAAACGCTGAACCAATCAAAATAGGCAGGTGTGGTGAAGGTGTGCCAGGTACTTTTTGTAAAGTCTTTGAAGGAGCCATTGGGCAGGCAGTTCTCTGCTGCATTGTCTATCGTTTGGCACTGCACCAGGAAATCATGCACATTCATCTTGTTGGTGGCAAACGAGGGAAAAGGAAAAGCATCTACAGGCTTATCGTATGCTCCGCCAGTTGTATCGCTCAGGTCGAGCGTGATGAATATGGGCCCGTTCGCATTGCTGTTGCCAGAAACCTGCACCAGGTATTCTCCCGCTTCTACGCAGGGGTGATAGCTACTGCCAAAGATCTCTATGGGTGTAAACTTTGTGCTAAGCTGTGTTTGGTTGGGAAGGCAGCTATTGGTTTTATATACGGCAAAACCCACATTGCCTGCCTGTATACCGCCACCGGGTTGCGCCAGGCTAATACGTGCAGCACGGGTAGTAGGTAGTGTGAATTTATACCACGCACTTTTTTTATCAAGACCTGCGGAAGTGATAGAAGATGCGAAAGTTTCACCTGGTTGCAGGCTCACCTGAGTAAGATCCGTCTGTGCACTGGTAACAGTACCTAAGCTATATCCACCATTACCAATCACCAGTGGCGAAGCACCAGCGCAATGATCATTGGTGGGTTGTGCCAGGGCTGACAAACTGCAGGAAATAAAGAACAGGAAAAGGCATAGGTTGATCCTCAGCGATTGGGTAAATGGCTTTCTCATGTGTTAGTCCTGGTTTTGGTGCAGTTGCAGCTTACGAATATAGATGGTAAAAACGCATGTGAGGTGGCGGCAAGTACATTTTGTTCTAAATACCGCTTAGGGGGTAGAGGGGAGGAAATGAAAAATGAAAAATGAAAAATGTAAAATGAAAAATGAAAACCGTTGTGCATCGTTGTGTCGTCGTGTCGTTGTGGTTCAAAAAGTCAAAATTCAAAAGTAAAAAAGAACCCACCGCCCGTCACCAAATCCGACATCTCAAAATCAGAAATCAGCACTCTTTCTTCGCGCCTCTTCGTGTCGTTGCGCCTTAGTGGCTAAGAAATTATAATTCAAAAGTCAAAATTCAAAAGTCAAAAGAAGAACCATCCGCCCGTCAACAAATCCGAAATCTCAAAATCCCAAATTAGCAATCTTCCTTCGTGCCTCTTCGTGCCGTTGCGCCTCAGTGGCTGATAAGTCAATTCAAAAAGGGGAGGAAATGAAAATGTAAAATGGAAACCGTTGTGCATCGTTGTGTCGTCGTTTCGTTGTGGTTCAAAAAGTTCAAAATTCACAGTCAAAAAAGAACCCACCGCCCGTCAACAAATCCGACATCCCAAAATCCGAAATCAGCAATCTCCCTTCGTGCCTCTTGGTGCCGTTGCGCCTTAGTGGCTAATAAATCAAAAGGTCAAAATTCAAAAGTCAAAAGGGGAGGTAATGAAAAATGTAAAAGGCAAAATGGAAACCGTTGTGCATCGTTGTGTCGTCGTGTCGTTGTGGTTCAAATAATTCAAATTCAAAAGTAAAAAAGAACCCACCGCCCGTCACCAAATCCGACATCTCAAAATCAGAAATCAGCACTCTTTCTTCGCGCCTCTTCGTGTCGTTGCGCCTTAGTGGCTGAAAAGTCAAAAGTCAAAAGGAGAGGAAATGAAAAATGTAAAATCGAAACCGTTGTGCATCGTTGTGTCGTCGTGTCGTTGTGGTTCAAAAAACTCAAAAATCAAAAGTCAAAAAAGAACCCACCGCCCGTCAACAAATCCGAAATCCCAAAATCAGAAATCAGAAATTGTATCTCGTCGCTCTTCTAGTCTTGACTTCTCCACTCTTTCTTCGTATTTAGTGCGGTAATTACCGGACCAAACCAAACCAAAACCAAAACAAGAGACGAAGAAAAGCTGCATAGGATGATAGCTGCCAGGCAGGGATAGATCATGAACCGCATACGGTAAAACCAACCATATCATTTGCTTTTTTATTCATCATAAAAACCAATTACTATGGCACGTCAAAAAAGAATGCGCTTCAAAGGGCGCAGGGGAAATATCTCTTTTTACTCATGGAAGGAGATTGATTGTGCAAGGGAGAACAGGAAAAACACCCGGCAAACCAAAGCAACAAAAGAGTGTTCCGCCTCATTCAGTGTGACAGCGCGGATGGCTAAGAGTTTCCGCGAGTTGTTTGCTCCGCTGATCTTGTTTGGTAAAGACAGGCAGATGCAGCTTGCCTGGACAGGTGCTCTTCAACGATGGATGCACTCCAGGGCTAATGCACAACTGGCTGATAATAGTGATACCCGATATATCACCTCCTTCCAGTTTCACATTGATAGCAACCTGCACGACCGGTTGCACGTTCCTGTTTCACTTGCTCTAAAGCCTGGAGAATTGATCACGGTTAACCTGCCGGCATTTGTTCCCAAAGAAAGTATTGGCGCTCCTGCTTATACCAGGGAAGTGACTATGAAGATTGCAGTGGCCTCAGCCAGCCTGATGGATGGATCAGCTATTGGCAGTTCTGCTACAGAGATCAATATCCCCTACAACAGCCACTTGTATCCATCGTAAGGCATAAGCTTACCCGTGCAGGCTTCTTCACCGTGTCTGGTGTTAGTGGCAGTTGCATTAACGTATACTACGGTGAAGAAAGGCGAGGCACAGGTGGCAACAAACAAACATTTTATTCCTTGCGGAATAGTGGGAGGGGAGCGATTGGAGGGAGAGTAAGCGCATCTTTAAACAAGTATAGCCGAAACCTAAAGATGTATTGTCGCAATAAGAAAAGTCTTACCTAAATGGGCATAACGCTTTGATACTTAAGTTGTCAATATATTTTTCATACATTGCGGATAATCGACAATACACACGTTGTGCGTCATTAACACAAGCTTCCTTCATGTGAAACAGCGAGAAGATACACCCAAAATCATGACACGACTAAAGGCATCTATTTTTTTTTGGGTTATGATATTTATGAGTTGCGGTTCTGACCGAAGCAAAGACTTTTCCCTGATTGTTAAGCATTACGGTGGTGGAGCAGGAATAACAATAATCTACTCTATTGACGTCAACGGTTTGCAGGTTGACACCAATTGTGACTTGGCTGACTGTAAAGAAGCAACGGTTTACAAGCGTAGTTTCTCAAAACTCGAAAGTGAGAAAATATACAATGTTCTAAACTCTTTGCGACTTGACACACTCAAAAGAAAATATGAACCTGAAGGATTGATTTTTGACGGACTGTACACCGAAATTAAATTCGCCAAAGGATTCTTCTCAACTCATAAGAGTTCATTTGATAATGTCTCAACACCGACTACGGAAAAGCTTTTTACTTACATTGACGAACTCATACCCGATAAGAAATATCAATTTGAGAATTGGGGAAAGAGCGAATAACGAACGCACAACATGCATGTTTATGTAATACTGGCGGAAGAACATAAACCAATCTTTTTTATCTTTAATCATCATCAACAAGTTTATGAAGCATTAGTATTTCAAATACCAGTACTACATAAACATGTTAAACGTTGGCGGTCATGCTGGGCTGACACTCTCTAAACCAAAACTTATGTTCTTCAACAAATCCAAAAAGCTTTTAAAAGAAAAAGAACAAGAGCTTGAACAAGCCTTGACTAAACTTGCCGCTTATGAGCAAGAGTTTAAAGATGTAATTGACAAAAATGCTTTGCTTGCTCAAAAATCTTTATTAATTCACAAGACGGAAAAGAAACTTGAAGAGCTTAACGAAACTTACCAAAAGGGTTTGGCTCTGCATCAAACACTTGAACAGGAAATTTCACTATATCAGGATGGTTTGGAAATTAGCTCCTATGGTTTGCATAAACCTCAATTCTCATTTGACACTTCTGAAAAGCTTAAACATCAACTTGAATTCACCTATGAGAAGCAGAAACGTTTAATAAAGGATGATAAAGCAGTTGTTTGTAACACAGAATGGACTGTAGGAGGCAGTAAAGTTGAAGGTCGTAGAATGACAAATCAGTATAAGAAATTAATGCTGTTTGCCTTCAATGGCGAGTGTGATGGATTGATAGCAAAAGTGAGATGGAATAATGCTTCAAAGACAAGGGAAAGAATTATAAAAGCTTTTGACGCAATAAACAAACTGGGTGTTACACAGAACGTATTTATCACCCAAGATTTCCTACAGCTGAAATTGGATGAACTTGCTTTGACTTATGAATACGAGCAAAAGAAATATGAAGAAAAGGAAGAGCAACGTCTAATCCGAGAGCAAATGCGAGAAGAAGAAAAAGCACAAAGAGAATTAGAGAAAGCTCAAAAGGAAGCGGAAGACGAAGAACGACGTTTTCAAAAGGCATTAGAAAAAGCAAAGCAAGAGTTGCAAGGTGCAAACACGGTAAACGCTTCTGTTTTGCAAGAGCAAATTAAGGAGTTGGAGCATAAATTACAGGCAGCCCATGAAAGAAAAGAAAGAGCTATTGCTCAAGCACAATTAACTAAAGTTGGACACATTTATGTTATTTCAAATGTTGGCTCCTTTGGAGAAGACGTCTATAAAATAGGCATGACACGGCGCCTTGACCCATTGGACAGGGTTCGGGAGTTAGGAGACGCCTCTGTTCCATTTCAATTTGACATTCATGCAATCATCTACTCAGAAAATGCGCCTCAGCTTGAGTATGAACTTCATAAGAAGTTTGCTGACAGGCGACTAAACCGGGTAAATCTTAAGAAAGAGTTTTTCAAGGTTTCATTGGAAGAAATAGAAGCTTTTGTAAAGCAACATGCCAACGCAGAAATTGAGTTTACAAAGCTTGCTGAAGCACGGGAATATAGAGAGACTTTATCAATGTTAGAGCAGGTAAACAAAATAATAAACGAGGTTGAAGAAGTATCGCATTTTCCTAAAAGCTTGATATAGCACGAACCGCCAACATCGGCTTGCTGCTATGCCGGCTGACGAAACGCACTCTGAACTCTTTGTTCGCTTATCAGCACCAGTTTCGGCAGACGGAACGCAGATGAACAGAAGAATTTATTTTTTACTTTAGTTTTTCAATCGGCTTCAGTTGCCAGGCTGACGAACCACAGAATATCGGCACTGCAGCAAGCCCTAAAACGTTGTGCGGCATGCGGTGACACAGCTCTCAATTCAATCGTATTATGACCAAAACTATTTACGCCTTCCTTCTTTCGCTGACAATTATTGCCTGTGGAGAAAATAAACAGCAAGCTGACAAAGGCAAAGAACGGATTGACAATGTCTGTGACAGTGTAATGCAGACGTTTACCAACGGTGGCTATTCAGAAGCATTCGACATTTTGAAACAAAATACAGTCATGTCACTTTCAGCAATTGACACATTAAAGGTGACAACTGCTAATTATGCCGCAAATGCGTTTCCTGCGTATGGTAAAATCCGCGGTTATGAGTTTGTATTAGAACGCAAAGTAAAGAACACAGTTGCCAAACGTTTTTATCTTCTCAAGTTTGACAACTACTATCTGAAGTTTGAATTCACTCTTTACAACAATGGCGACAGGTGGACAGTTACTACTTTCGCCTATGACGAGAACCTGATTGAGCTACTTTATTAACGAATAGTATTTCGTGAAACACAATCTAATGCTTGTAGACAAAGTTTAAAAATCAAAGCACGACCGCACAACAAGCGGTTTGGCGTTATGGCGGCTTGAAGAAGTAAACATCAACTTTCGGTTCGCTGTTGTGCTGCATATCCAGCTTGACGGAACGCTATTTTGCAGTAGAAAAAAACTTGTACATTAGTTCATTATTCGGCTTAAGTTGTCGTCAGACGGAACACAGAATACCGCCACAACGCCAAGCCGTTTAACGTTGTGTGCCATTGGAAGACACCAAAAATACTAATTGCTAATATGCCAGAATATTTCAATAAGGTCACCAATGTAAACTTAATTGTTCTATTACATGCCATTGTGTCCTTGATTGGGTTTTTATTCGTTTTACTTTATCGAACAGAGGAAACCAAAATTAAGACAGCCCTTTTATTGTCATGGGGACCAGGGGCTCTGAATTATTTATTTATTCTAACGACAAATTTATTTAATCTTCCCTTCTACTATGTAATTGATTTGCTAAATGAACTGCCGACAGGTGCAACTCTATATATTGCTCTTAGTAAAAGCGGCATAAAACATAGGCAGAGCCTAATTTGTTCTATTATAGTAGGTTTTTCTTTGTGGTTGTTATATTGTTTCATGGGAGGGACAGTATTAGTTTCACAGGTAGTAGCATTAGTTTGCCTTGTTTTCTTGGGAATAAGTCATAGAGAGGTTAACATAAATTATGCATTGGTTTTTGTTGGATTTGGTTTGGCACAATTTCCAGTTCATATTCTTTTTACTGAACAACATTTAGAAGGAGACTTGGTTAATATTTTTTTTAACTCTATGCTATTATTGAAATTGCCCCTTATATCTGCTTGCTATTCCCTAATGGGACATAAAAATTAAATACTTCATGTATTCACAACGGCACACAACATGCGTATTTGTGCAAGTGCGGCTGAATGCTGACAGCTTCGGCTGTAGTTCGTCATTCGGCTTCTGTTCCAGCAGAAGAATATTTATGAAGCTGTAGTAAGTAACCATCAACAGCAGTTTC
Coding sequences within it:
- a CDS encoding DUF4041 domain-containing protein; the protein is MLNVGGHAGLTLSKPKLMFFNKSKKLLKEKEQELEQALTKLAAYEQEFKDVIDKNALLAQKSLLIHKTEKKLEELNETYQKGLALHQTLEQEISLYQDGLEISSYGLHKPQFSFDTSEKLKHQLEFTYEKQKRLIKDDKAVVCNTEWTVGGSKVEGRRMTNQYKKLMLFAFNGECDGLIAKVRWNNASKTRERIIKAFDAINKLGVTQNVFITQDFLQLKLDELALTYEYEQKKYEEKEEQRLIREQMREEEKAQRELEKAQKEAEDEERRFQKALEKAKQELQGANTVNASVLQEQIKELEHKLQAAHERKERAIAQAQLTKVGHIYVISNVGSFGEDVYKIGMTRRLDPLDRVRELGDASVPFQFDIHAIIYSENAPQLEYELHKKFADRRLNRVNLKKEFFKVSLEEIEAFVKQHANAEIEFTKLAEAREYRETLSMLEQVNKIINEVEEVSHFPKSLI